Sequence from the Mycobacterium florentinum genome:
CCGCGCGAATCTCCTTGCGGTGGTTGGCAAGTCCCATGAACTCCAGCAGCAGCCGGGTGTCCTTGGGGGCGATCAGCGTGTCCCAGAAGGCGTGCAACGGGCGGTCGGAGGCCAGCGCCTCTTGCTGGCGCTCCAGGTAGATGGCGGCGCCGATGCGGAAGACGGCCAGATACAGGTCGTCCATCGTGGGGAAGTAGTAGTGCACCAACGCCGGTTTGACTCCGGCTTTGGCGGCCACCCGCCGCGACGTGGCGGCGGCATAACCCTCCTCGACCATGATCTGACTCGTCGCGGCCACCAGCATGTCGCGCGTCGTGGAGTCGCGCGCCTTCGGTCGCTCGGATGCAGTCACAGTCTGGTCATATCACACGGCCGGTTCGGCAACCATGTCGAAGAACGCCGCACCGGAGTCGGGGATGCGGTTCTGCTTGAACACGTTGACGGCGTAAGAGACCAGGATCATCGAATACAGCAGGTGTAGCAGCCGCTCGGCGTCCTCGGGTAATTCGTTGATGTCGAGGCCGTTCAGGTAGGCGATCGCTTCCTCGGCTCTCGGGGCTATGGCGTCGTAGAACCTGACGAGGTCGTCGTAGGGCTTCGACAGCCGCGCGTCGTAGCGTTGCGCGCGGGTCGGCAGTGCCCAATCGGCGACAAACGGTTCGAGATCGGCGAAGCCGTTGGGCAGTGTCATGACGACTCCCCGGATCGGTAGGCGTCGACCGTGTCACGGATGACCGTGTGAAACTGGCGGATGAGCAGCTCCTGGTCGGACAAGTGAAAGGTGTTCTGCGCCCGCGTCTTCAGCGCGGAGTGCGTCGCTTCGATGGTGTTCACATCCTGCATCGCGAACTCGATCGTGCTGTCGACCACCAATTCCTGGGCCAGCCGGTCCCGCGCGTTTTCCGGTGGGACGAAATACATGTCGATCTCGTAGATGTGCGAATCGACCGTCTCCGGCCAGTACGTGTAGGTGATGTAGTAGCCGCGCGCCCAGATCTGGATCGAAATGTTCGGAAAGACCCAGAATTGGTCGTTACCCCAGGACGCGATGTTGCCGCGGTTGAGGAAATCGGCACCGTCGTTATCCAGCCCGATGTCGGGAAAATCGTCGGGACCGAAAAGCCCGGCGCGAAACAGCTTGTAAACCCAACGCTGGTCTTGGCGGGCCGGTCCCGCGGTGCCTGGGTCGCGCGGTGGCAGCGGCGGCGGCCCGGGCACCGAGGTCAGCATGTGCGGCCGGAACAGTTCGTAGTGGTAGGAGTCGACGGGCGGCACCATCTTCTCGGCTTTGGAAACGTCGGGATCGATGAAGCGGCCATGCACGTACGGCGGGTGATACCACTCGCACACCGAGTCGACGGCCAACTTCCAGTTGCCCTTGATCCGGGTAGCGAACCCGTAACGCTGCGTCATCTTCTCGAACGGATACGACTCGATGCTCAACAGGCCGTCGCCCAGGAAACTGCGCAGCGGCAACGGATCCTGCGCGAGGTTGACGAAGATGAAACCCGCCCACACCTCGCAGTGCACCGGCGGCATGCCCAGGCTGCTCTTGTCGAGGTCGAAGAATTCCTCCTCGTTGGTGATGTGGTTGACCTTGCCGTCCAGGCCGTAGCGCCATCCGTGGTACTTGCAGGAGAACGCGCGACAGGTGCCGGACGATTCCTTGCCGGGGTGTTCCTGCCAGACGACCTTGTTGCCGCGGTGGGCGCACACGTTGTGGAACGCATGCACGGTGTCGTTCAGGTCGCGCGCGATCACGATCGAGGCGAGGCGGCCGGGCAGGTCGCGAGTGAAATACGAGCCCTTGCGAGGCAGGCGTTCAATGCGGCCGACGCACAACCAGTTTCGCTCGAAGACGGCCTTGCGTTCGGCGGTGAAGAACTCTTCGGAGATCGAGTCCTCGTAGTTGACCGGGCCGGTTCCCAATTCGGGGTAGTCGGTGGTGAACTTGCCACGCCCGGTGGAGAGTCGTTGTTGGATGCTGGTCACAAGGGGACTCCTTCGCTGTGCTGACCGCCGTTTGCCGTTGTGGACCAAGGCTCTTGGTCCCATGGCCGGTCCAGCGGCGCCATCTCGCCGCCGAAGGGGAAGAACACGCGCTGGGCGTAGGTCTCGCGGCCCAAGCCGTGGCCGAGTTCGTTGACGAAGGCTCGCTTGAGCGGGTTGGTGAACAGCTGTCGCGTGTACCGCAGGGTCAGCGGCGGTCGCTTGATCAGTTCACGGGCATGCTCCCAGGCTCGGTCGAGCAGCTTGTCCTTGGGCAGCACCTCGTTGACGACGCCCCACTCCTTGGCCTCCTGCGCGCTGAGCTTCTGACCCGTGAGCAGGAAGTAGCGCGCGCGGTTGTGCCCGGCGAGCACACTCCAGATCACGTGCTGACCGTCGCCGGGCACCTGGCCGCGCGGGAAGTGGGAGGCGTCCTGGAAGTAGGCGTCCTCGGAGGCCAGCACGATGTCGCCCATGATCGGCACCTCGGAGTGCATGTTGCACGGACCATTGACCGCGCTGATCATCGGAACGTCGACGTCGAGCACATTGAAGATGAGATGCCTGGCATACCAAGCTTTCTCGTCGAGCTTATGCGTCCCGCGGTCGTTGGGCATGGCCTGATAAATGGGCTGCTCGGGCGGTTCGCCGTTGGGCAGGCGACCCCAGTTGGCGTTGTAGTTCTCGCCGGTGCCGGTGTGGATGAGCACCTTGATCTCACGATCGCCCGCGATGTCGGCGAACGCGTCCGACATCTCGTCGTGTGCCTTCCAGCTCCACACCAGGCTGTCACCGTCGGTGTGGCACTGCATGAACAGGATTCCGTCGTCGGTGAGTTCGAACCGGTAGTTGGCATAGCTGTTCTGGTACTCGGCAAATCGCGTCCGCTTGGCCATTGAGTTGTCTCATCTCGGCGGTGGTGAAGTGGGGCTACCCCGTTTGAGCGATCGCCCAAACGGGGTAGCTGCCATGCTTGCACCTCGCCCAGCAGTGGTCAAGGCTCAGCGGCCGTGCAGCAAGGCCACCACCGGTGCGAAGGATTCGATCTGCGACTGCTGGACCGTGACGTAGTTGACGCCCAGGCTTTCGCGGCGTGAACGGAGCAATTCCCCGACGCTTTCCGGCGTGCCGATCAGAACGTTGGGATGGTCGCGCAGCAACTCGGCCGAGATGCTCGTCGTTTTCGCGATGTCGGCCAACGCCGTCTCGGGGTCGCCCGTGATTTCGGTGAAGTACGGGGAACTTTCGACGTCGAGTTTCCGATAGCGGTCACCGGCCGCCTCTTGTACGAAGCCGATTCGGCGCTCGGCGACCTGCTGCGGATCCAGGCCGTCGGCATCGCGCGCCACGAACGGCACGCTCGAGATGCTGACGATGTCGGCCTCGCGGCCGGCGAGCGAGAGCACGCGCTGTCCACCGCCGCCGATCATGATCGGCGGATGCGGCCGTTGCACCGGCCGCGGCCGTCCCGCGTACCCGCGCACGTGAACGAACTCGCCCGAGCAGTCCAGTTCTTCACCGAGCCAGTGCGCCTTGATGAGCGCGATGACCTCGGCCAGCTTGGCGATTCGGCGCCCCGGGCGGTCGAATTCGAGCCCCATCGCGGCGTATTCGACGTCGCTCCAGCCGGCTCCGATGCCCAGCTCCAGGCGACCGTCGGAGAGCAGGTCGAGTGTCGCGGCTTCCTTGGCCAGCACCGCCGGCACGTGATAGTCGATGCAGAAAACCCGGCAGCCGATGCGCAACGTCTCGGTGTGGGCGGCCGCCGCCGCCATCGCCGCGATCGGCGCAAGATCTTGGCGAGGAGTGCGGGCGGCGCGCTGCGCGGGGCCCGGGCCGAGATAGTGATCGGCGAGGAAAAGCGTTGAATAGCCGAGATCTTCGACTTTTCGCACGGTGTCGCGCCACTCGCGCCCGCCGGAGGCGTTGGTCGCTTGTACCCCGAAGCGAAACGGAGGCCGGTCCATAGCTTGACCGTAAACGATGATGGGTGATAGGCATGTGAAGCCAACCGTTTGAGCGATCGCTCAGGAAAGGTGGATGACGGCTTGAGCGCGAAGACAGCGGTTGTGACGGGTGGTGCCTCGGGAATCGGCCGTGCCGTCGCCGAGAGGTTGCGCAAGGACGGATTTCAGGCGGCCGTCCTCGATCTCACGCCCACCGACGACGGGTTCGGCCACATCGCCGACGTCACCGATCGTGCGCAAGTCGACGCCGCGATGTCGGCGATCCGCGACGCGCTCGGCCCGATCCTGGTGCTGGTCAACGCCGCCGGAGTGGAGGGCTTCAAGAAGTTCTTGAGCATGTCCTTCGAGGAATGGTCGAAGGTGATCGACGTGAACCTGAACGGGGTGTTCAACACCATCCAGGCCGCGCTGCCCGACATGGTCGAGGCGGGCTGGGGACGCATCGTCAACATCTCGTCGTCCAGCACGCATTCCGGCCAACCGTTCATGGCCCACTACGTGGCGGCGAAGTCGGCGGTCAACGGACTGACCAAGTCGCTCGCCCTCGAATACGGCCCGAGCGGGATCACCGTCAACGCGGTGCCGCCGGGATTCGTCGACACTCCGATGCTGCGCAGCGCCGAGAGTCGGCACTTGCTCGGCGGAACCGTGGAGGACCACATCGCTCGCACGCCGGTTCGCCGGGTGGGCAGGCCCGAGGACATCGCCGCCGCGTGTGCGTTCTTCGTCTCCGAGGAGGCCGGCTACATCACCGGACAGATTCTCGGCGTGAACGGCGGCCGCAACACTTGACTTCGATTGCGAGGCAATGATGTACGACAGGGACCAACTCTTCATCGACGGGAAGTGGGCGGCCCCTGCTTCGGGCCAGGATTCCATCTCGGTGGTCTCCCCGCACAGTGAGGCCGTCATCGGCCACGCGGTAAGTGCCGGCCCCGCGGACGTCGACCGCGCGGTCGAGGCCGCCCGGGCCGCTTTCGACACCGGCCCGTGGCCACGCATGCAACCGGCGGAGCGCATCGAGGCCATCACCCGGCTGGCCGGGATCTACAACGAGCGGCGAGCCGATATGGCCACGTTGATCTCGGCCGAAATCGGGGCTCCGATCAGCTTCGCCAAAAGGGCACAGGTCCGGCTACCGCTGACCATGATGTCGGCGTTCTGCACCTTCGCCGCCGACTACGAATGGTGCCAGGAACGTTCCGGCCTCTACGGCAAGAACATCCGGATCCGGAAGGCTCCGGTCGGCGTCGTCGCCGCGGTGGTGCCGTGGAACATGCCGCAATTCCTCACCGTCACCAAGGTGGCGCCGGCGCTGCTGGCCGGTTGTTCGGTGGTGCTCAAGCCCGCGCCCGAGTCGGCGCTCGACGCGCAGCTGCTCGCGGATCTGGTTGCGGCAGCCGATCTTCCGCCCGGTGTGTTCAACGTGCTGCCCGGGGGGCGTGAGGTCGGCGAGCTGCTGGTGCGGCATCCCGGCGTCGACAAGGTCTCGTTCACCGGTTCCACGGCGGCCGGCCGGCAGGTGGCCCTTGCCTGCGCCGACGGGCTCAAGCAGGTGAGCCTGGAACTGGGCGGCAAGTCGGCGGCCATCGTGCTCGACGACGCCGACGCCGCGGCCGCGGCGACCGGTATTCAGATGGCCAGCCTGGCCAACAGCGGACAGGTCTGCAATGCGCTGAGCCGGATCCTGGTGCCCGAGAAGCGCACGGACGAGTTCGTCGACGCGCTGGCCGCCGGGATGGCGTCGATGACCGTCGGCGACCCGGCCGATCCCAATACCCAGATCGGTCCGCTCGTGGCCCAGCGCCAGCAAGAGCGGGTTCGTGGGTACATCGAATCGGGCAAAAGCGAAGGGGCGCAGCTGGTTACCGGCGGCGCCGACATGCCCGACGGCCTCGACACCGGTTGGTATGTGCGCCCGACGCTGTTCAGCGACGCGACCAACGACATGCGCATCGCGCGCGAGGAGATCTTCGGCCCGGTGCTGACGGTCATTTCCTACCGCGACGAGGACGACGCGATCCGCATCGCCAACGACTCCGAGTACGGGCTGGCGGGATCGGTGTTCACCGCCGACGTCGAACGAGGCCACGGCGTCGCGGCCCGGGTCCGGTCGGGAACCTTCGGCGTCAACGAGGGCTACATCATGGATCCGGCAGCCCCGTTCGGCGGGGTCAAGAACAGCGGCTACGGGCGCGAGCTCGGAACCGAGGGAATCGACAGTTACACTGTGAGCCAATCGATTTCGACGGCGGCGAGCAGCTAGCGATCGTCGAGTGTGACGCTAGCCGCACGCTCGACGCCCAACGTGAAGCTGGCTTCACGCTCGGCCCGATCCGGGCGAACCGCGCGCATACCGTTATCCCCGCCCATATCTAGGTGCGACGTGTACTTGTACCTGGCGAAAGAAGCGGTACTTCGGAACCTCACCCTTGCCTTTACCGCCGGCTCCGCCCGAGACTGGACTGTGGGCGGTGTTGCATGAGATCCGCTCGGAGTATCACAACTGATGAGCGTTACCTTCTTACTCATCGCCGGGCCGGGCCCACGGTCGATCGATGCGCCGCTGGCGCGAAAGTGACGAGGGGTCGCGAGCGCGCGTTTCTAGATCGGAGATTGGGTGAGCGATCAGACCGGCATCGACACCACCGTCGCGCCCAGCGGGGCAGGCGGTGTGGAGTGCGAGCATCCGGTTGACCAATCGG
This genomic interval carries:
- a CDS encoding TetR/AcrR family transcriptional regulator, whose amino-acid sequence is MLVAATSQIMVEEGYAAATSRRVAAKAGVKPALVHYYFPTMDDLYLAVFRIGAAIYLERQQEALASDRPLHAFWDTLIAPKDTRLLLEFMGLANHRKEIRAEIAAWSDRWREQQITALNFIIRQHDIDTDEFPPAAIAVFIASIGRTLILEEGLGSSGGHDAAIALVNRLLDRYEMPEPKARRDR
- a CDS encoding aromatic ring-hydroxylating oxygenase subunit alpha; the protein is MTSIQQRLSTGRGKFTTDYPELGTGPVNYEDSISEEFFTAERKAVFERNWLCVGRIERLPRKGSYFTRDLPGRLASIVIARDLNDTVHAFHNVCAHRGNKVVWQEHPGKESSGTCRAFSCKYHGWRYGLDGKVNHITNEEEFFDLDKSSLGMPPVHCEVWAGFIFVNLAQDPLPLRSFLGDGLLSIESYPFEKMTQRYGFATRIKGNWKLAVDSVCEWYHPPYVHGRFIDPDVSKAEKMVPPVDSYHYELFRPHMLTSVPGPPPLPPRDPGTAGPARQDQRWVYKLFRAGLFGPDDFPDIGLDNDGADFLNRGNIASWGNDQFWVFPNISIQIWARGYYITYTYWPETVDSHIYEIDMYFVPPENARDRLAQELVVDSTIEFAMQDVNTIEATHSALKTRAQNTFHLSDQELLIRQFHTVIRDTVDAYRSGESS
- a CDS encoding enoyl-CoA hydratase/isomerase family protein — its product is MAKRTRFAEYQNSYANYRFELTDDGILFMQCHTDGDSLVWSWKAHDEMSDAFADIAGDREIKVLIHTGTGENYNANWGRLPNGEPPEQPIYQAMPNDRGTHKLDEKAWYARHLIFNVLDVDVPMISAVNGPCNMHSEVPIMGDIVLASEDAYFQDASHFPRGQVPGDGQHVIWSVLAGHNRARYFLLTGQKLSAQEAKEWGVVNEVLPKDKLLDRAWEHARELIKRPPLTLRYTRQLFTNPLKRAFVNELGHGLGRETYAQRVFFPFGGEMAPLDRPWDQEPWSTTANGGQHSEGVPL
- a CDS encoding TIGR03621 family F420-dependent LLM class oxidoreductase; amino-acid sequence: MDRPPFRFGVQATNASGGREWRDTVRKVEDLGYSTLFLADHYLGPGPAQRAARTPRQDLAPIAAMAAAAAHTETLRIGCRVFCIDYHVPAVLAKEAATLDLLSDGRLELGIGAGWSDVEYAAMGLEFDRPGRRIAKLAEVIALIKAHWLGEELDCSGEFVHVRGYAGRPRPVQRPHPPIMIGGGGQRVLSLAGREADIVSISSVPFVARDADGLDPQQVAERRIGFVQEAAGDRYRKLDVESSPYFTEITGDPETALADIAKTTSISAELLRDHPNVLIGTPESVGELLRSRRESLGVNYVTVQQSQIESFAPVVALLHGR
- a CDS encoding SDR family NAD(P)-dependent oxidoreductase, coding for MSAKTAVVTGGASGIGRAVAERLRKDGFQAAVLDLTPTDDGFGHIADVTDRAQVDAAMSAIRDALGPILVLVNAAGVEGFKKFLSMSFEEWSKVIDVNLNGVFNTIQAALPDMVEAGWGRIVNISSSSTHSGQPFMAHYVAAKSAVNGLTKSLALEYGPSGITVNAVPPGFVDTPMLRSAESRHLLGGTVEDHIARTPVRRVGRPEDIAAACAFFVSEEAGYITGQILGVNGGRNT
- a CDS encoding aldehyde dehydrogenase: MYDRDQLFIDGKWAAPASGQDSISVVSPHSEAVIGHAVSAGPADVDRAVEAARAAFDTGPWPRMQPAERIEAITRLAGIYNERRADMATLISAEIGAPISFAKRAQVRLPLTMMSAFCTFAADYEWCQERSGLYGKNIRIRKAPVGVVAAVVPWNMPQFLTVTKVAPALLAGCSVVLKPAPESALDAQLLADLVAAADLPPGVFNVLPGGREVGELLVRHPGVDKVSFTGSTAAGRQVALACADGLKQVSLELGGKSAAIVLDDADAAAAATGIQMASLANSGQVCNALSRILVPEKRTDEFVDALAAGMASMTVGDPADPNTQIGPLVAQRQQERVRGYIESGKSEGAQLVTGGADMPDGLDTGWYVRPTLFSDATNDMRIAREEIFGPVLTVISYRDEDDAIRIANDSEYGLAGSVFTADVERGHGVAARVRSGTFGVNEGYIMDPAAPFGGVKNSGYGRELGTEGIDSYTVSQSISTAASS